A region of Vitis vinifera cultivar Pinot Noir 40024 chromosome 13, ASM3070453v1 DNA encodes the following proteins:
- the LOC132252552 gene encoding putative disease resistance protein At3g14460: MKVVGEAILSSAVGLLFDKLGSSELLKFARQENVFAELENWRNELLLIDEVLDDAEEKQITRKSVEKWLRDLRDLAYDMEDVLDEFATEMLRRKLMAERPQVSTTSKVQNLISLISTFLSSFIPLGGVNFKVEMGSKINEISRRLDDISTRQAKLGLKLELGVGQCGETFASGGRASPWQRPPTTSLINEPVQGRDKDKKDIIDLLLKDEAGEDNFRVLPIVGIGGTGKTTLAQLICQDEAVMKLFDPIAWVCISEERDVAKISKAVLHAVSPNQNIDLMDFNIVQHSLGEILTQKRFLLVLDDVWNINSYEQWNSLQIPLNCGEKGSKIIITTRNANVARSMGAYDRCYNLRPLSNDDCWSVFVRHACEDENIDVRKKLETIHPKVTSCCGGLPLAARVLGGLVRSKLHDHKWEDILNNEIWRLPSQRRVLRLSYYHLPSHLKRCFSYCALFPKDYEFEKKELVLLWMAEGLIHQSEGDELQMEDLGANYFDEMLSRSFFQPSSNNKSNFIMHGLIHDLARDIAKEICFSLKKDEMKNNKLHIISGRTRHASFIRSEKDVLKSFQVLNRTEHLRTFVALPININDQKFYLTTKVFHDLLQKLRHLRVLSLSGYEITELPDWIGDLKLLRYLNLSHTAIKWLPESASCLYNLQALILCNCINLTKLPVNIGNVINLRHLDISGSIQLKEMPSRLGDLINLQTLSKFIVGKHKRSGINELKSLLNLRGKLFISGLHNIVNIRDVKEVNLKGRHNIEELTMEWSSDFEDSRNETNELAVFKLLQPHESLKKLVVVCYGGLTFPNWLGDHSFTKIEHLSLKSCKKLTRLPPLGRLPLLKELHIEGMDEITCIGDEFYGEIVKPFPSLESLEFDNMSKWKDWEESEALFPCLRKLTIKKCPELVNLPSQLLSIVKKLHIDECQKLEVNKYNRGLLEGCVVDVPSLTQFYIGGTSRLSCLWEAIAPSLTALKTLQINQCDDQLACLGKHGSGLKRLGRLRNLEITSCNGVESLEGQRLPRNLKYLIVEGCPNLKKLPNELGSLTFLLRLRIENCSKLVSFPEASFPPMVRALKVTNCEGLKSLPHRMMNYSCVLEYLEIKGCPSLISFPKGRLPFTLKQLHIQECEKLESLPEGIMQQPSIGSSNTGGLKVLSIWGCSSLKSIPRGEFPPTLETLSFWKCEQLESIPGKMLQNLTSLHLLNICNCPELVSSTEAFLTSNLKLLAISECQNMKRPLSEWGLYTLTSLTHFMICGPFPDVISFSDDETQLFLPTSLQDLHIINFQNLKSIASMGLQSLVSLETLVLENCPKLESVVPNEGLPPTLAGLQIKDCPILKQRCIKDKGKDWLKIAQIPKVVIDEITQQ, encoded by the coding sequence ATGAAGGTTGTTGGAGAGGCTATTCTTTCTTCTGCCGTTGGATTGTTGTTTGATAAGCTGGGCTCGTCTGAGTTGCTCAAGTTTGCTCGCCAAGAGAATGTCTTTGCTGAACTCGAAAACTGGAGGAACGAACTGTTGCTTATCGATGAAGTGCTGGATGACGCGGAAGAGAAGCAGATTACAAGAAAGTCCGTGGAAAAATGGCTGCGTGATCTCAGAGACTTGGCCTACGATATGGAAGACGTACTGGATGAGTTTGCCACCGAGATGTTGCGGCGCAAGTTGATGGCAGAACGTCCTCAGGTGTCTACCACAAGTAAGGTACAGAACCTCATCTCCCTCATCTCAACTTTCCTTTCTAGTTTCATTCCTCTTGGTGGTGTTAATTTTAAAGTGGAGATGGGGTCCAAGATTAATGAAATCAGTAGACGGTTGGACGATATTTCAACTCGGCAAGCTAAACTGGGTTTGAAATTGGAGCTTGGGGTTGGGCAATGTGGGGAGACGTTTGCATCTGGAGGAAGAGCTTCTCCTTGGCAACGGCCACCCACGACATCTTTGATTAATGAACCTGTTCAAGGCAGGGATAAAGATAAGAAGGATATTATTGATTTGCTGTTGAAGGATGAAGCAGGGGAAGACAACTTTCGTGTACTTCCCATTGTTGGTATTGGAGGGACCGGCAAGACTACACTTGCCCAGCTCATTTGCCAGGATGAAGCTGTAATGAAGCTTTTTGACCCCATAGCTTGGGTTTGCATATCAGAGGAAAGGGATGTGGCGAAAATATCAAAAGCAGTTCTCCATGCTGTTTCTCCTAATCAAAATATAGATCTTATGGACTTCAATATAGTTCAACATAGCTTGGGAGAGATATTGACTCAAAAAAGGTTTTTACTAGTTTTAGACGACGTGTGGAACATAAACAGCTATGAGCAATGGAATAGTTTGCAGATCCCATTGAATTGTGGAGAAAAAGGAAGTAAGATCATAATAACAACACGTAATGCAAATGTTGCAAGATCAATGGGGGCATATGATCGCTGCTACAATCTCCGCCCTTTATCTAATGATGATTGTTGGTCTGTGTTTGTAAGGCACGCTTGtgaagatgaaaatattgatgTACGGAAAAAGTTGGAAACAATACATCCAAAAGTTACAAGTTGTTGCGGGGGTTTACCCTTAGCAGCAAGGGTGCTCGGTGGCCTTGTACGCTCTAAACTACATGATCACAAATGGGAAGATATATTGAATAACGAAATTTGGAGATTACCAAGTCAAAGGCGAGTGTTAAGATTAAGCTACTATCATTTGCCTTCTCATTTAAAGAGATGTTTTTCTTACTGTGCATTATTTCCCAAGGATTATGAATTTGAGAAGAAGGAACTAGTCTTGTTATGGATGGCTGAAGGCTTAATTCACCAATCAGAAGGAGATGAGCTTCAAATGGAAGATTTAGGTGCtaattattttgatgaaatgTTATCAAGGTCATTTTTTCAGCCATCGAGTAATAACAAGTCAAACTTCATTATGCATGGCCTAATTCATGATCTAGCTAGAGATATTGCAAAAGAaatatgttttagtttgaagaaGGATGAGATGAAGAATAACAAGCTACATATAATTTCTGGAAGGACTCGTCATGCATCATTCATTCGTAGTGAGAAAGATGTGCTTAAAAGCTTTCAAGTACTTAACAGAACGGAGCATTTAAGAACATTTGTGGCATTGCCGATCAATATAAATGATCAGAAATTCTACTTAACTACTAAGGTTTTTCATGACTTGTTGCAAAAGTTGAGACATTTGAGGGTGCTCTCCTTGAGCGGTTATGAGATAACTGAGTTACCAGATTGGATTGGTGATTTAAAACTCTTGCGATATCTTAACTTGTCTCATACTGCAATCAAATGGTTGCCTGAATCAGCGAGTTGTCTCTACAATCTACAAGCGTTGATATTATGCAATTGTATAAATCTTACTAAGTTGCCTGTGAATATTGGGAATGTGATTAACCTTCGCCATCTTGATATCAGTGGCTCAATTCAACTAAAAGAGATGCCTTCACGGTTAGGTGACTTGATAAATTTGCAAACATTGTCCAAGTTTATTGTGGGCAAACATAAAAGATCAGGAATAAACGAATTGAAGAGCTTGTTGAATCTTAGAGGAAAGCTGTTTATTTCAGGGTTGCACAATATTGTGAATATAAGGGACGTAAAGGAAGTCAACTTAAAAGGGAGGCATAACATTGAAGAGCTAACAATGGAATGGAGCAGCGATTTTGAAGATTCAAGAAATGAAACTAATGAATTGGCGGTCTTCAAGTTACTACAACCTCATGAAAGTTTGAAAAAGCTTGTTGTTGTGTGTTATGGTGGACTAACCTTCCCAAATTGGTTAGGAGATCATTCATTCACAAAAATAGAGCACCTGAGTCTCAAAAGTTGCAAAAAACTCACACGGCTACCACCGCTTGGGAGATTACCTCTACTCAAGGAGTTGCACATTGAAGGGATGGATGAAATTACATGCATAGGTGATGAGTTCTATGGGGAGATTGTGAAACCTTTCCCATCTTTGGAGTCTTTGGAGTTTGATAATATGTCAAAATGGAAAGACTGGGAGGAAAGCGAAGCATTATTTCCTTGCCTCCGAAAgcttacaataaaaaaatgtccAGAACTGGTTAACTTGCCGAGTCAGTTGCTTTCCATTGTGAAGAAGCTTCATATTGATGAATGCCAAAAATTGGAAGTGAATAAATACAACAGGGGGTTGTTAGAAGGTTGTGTTGTTGATGTGCCTTCACTCACCCAGTTTTACATTGGGGGGACTTCAAGGTTAAGTTGTTTATGGGAAGCGATCGCTCCATCTTTAACAGCTCTAAAAACTTTGCAGATTAATCAATGTGATGATCAGCTGGCATGTTTGGGGAAGCATGGATCTGGACTGAAAAGGCTTGGTCGTCTTCGAAATTTAGAGATCACCAGTTGCAATGGAGTTGAATCCTTGGAAGGGCAAAGACTGCCTCGCaatcttaaatatttgattGTGGAAGGGTGTCCCAACCTAAAGAAGCTGCCAAATGAATTAGGAAGCCTCACATTTCTTTTAAGGTTGAGAATTGAGAATTGCTCGAAACTTGTGTCATTCCCAGAGGCTAGTTTCCCACCAATGGTAAGAGCTCTTAAGGTGACAAATTGTGAGGGTCTCAAGTCACTGCCCCATAGAATGATGAATTACAGCTGTGTCCTTGAGTACTTGGAGATTAAAGGTTGCCCATCTCTTATTAGCTTTCCAAAAGGCAGGCTTCCCTTCACCCTTAAGCAGCTGCACATTCAAGAATGTGAAAAACTAGAGTCTCTGCCTGAGGGAATAATGCAGCAACCTTCAATTGGCAGCAGCAACACTGGTGGCCTTAAAGTATTGTCTATATGGGGATGTTCATCTCTCAAGTCCATTCCAAGAGGTGAGTTTCCCCCCACCCTTGAGACACTTTCGTTTTGGAAATGCGAGCAATTGGAGTCAATTCCAGGGAAGATGTTGCAAAATCTCACATCTCTTCATTTGCTCAACATATGTAATTGTCCAGAGCTGGTATCCTCCACGGAAGCATTTTTGACCTCCAACCTTAAATTACTTGCTATTTCAGAATGCCAGAATATGAAGAGACCTCTATCTGAGTGGGGCCTTTACACACTCACCTCTCTTACACACTTCATGATCTGTGGTCCATTTCCAGATGTGATTTCTTTTTCAGATGATGAGACTCAGCTTTTTCTTCCTACATCTCTCCAGGATcttcatataattaatttccAGAACTTGAAATCCATAGCCTCCATGGGACTCCAAAGCCTCGTCTCTCTGGAAACTCTTGTGTTGGAGAACTGTCCTAAGCTCGAGTCTGTTGTACCAAACGAAGGACTGCCACCCACGCTTGCAGGGCTTCAAATCAAGGATTGTCCTATTCTAAAGCAGAGGTGCATCAAAGACAAAGGAAAAGATTGGCTCAAGATTGCCCAGATCCCCAAAGTTGTAATAGATGAAATTACACAACAATAA